acagtttttgAGTACCTGCTATATGCTAATTTAGAAAGGGGTCATGGGGGTGTTTAATATGCCTTCTTTTctgataaatacagaaatatttttctaagtggATCATATACTAGGTCACAAAGAAAGCCTTTATTAAtttcaaagagcagaaattaTATAAGGTACATTCTTTGTCCACAGTGCAATAAATCTGGAAATTAATAGCAAAAatttaaagagtaaaaataaacctCAACACTTGGACAGCTTTAAATGGTCTAAATAATAaggacaaaggaaaaattaaaatatcagacAATTATAGGTAAGTTCATCTTTACACTTGTATTTCTAATTCTTTGTGTATCCAATTTTATATGTACAATTAATGCTTTTTTGATTAGCAAAGTAATACACCATCTTAAATACTCAGTTCATAAACATACAACTTGAATGGTTAAAGTCTTAATAATCCCACACTCCAGAGGTAATCACTGActgctttctttcagatttttttcttttttatgattttttgtttatttgggacagagagagcaagtgcacatgtgcacatgcactgGCAtaggcaaggggaggggcagaaagagaggcagaagcagactctcagctgagcagggtgtccagtgtggagcttgatcccaggacccttggatcatgacctgagccacagacactcaactgactgagccacccaggcaccctttcttttagaatttaaataaacaaagacatgactaaaaatataaataaaatatgtatcccTGCCAAGCACCCCCTTCTGTGAAAAACTACTTCCTTCTGTGTGAACTGCATCTTTGGAAAGGGAATTTCTAACTATTATTTAACTGCCAGATAATTCCTAACACTAGGAATTGGTTAACTATTCACagatactccttttttttttttttttttttttgctttttaaagattttattttcaagtcatctctatacccaacatagcGCTCAAACTTAcaatccaagatcaagagttgaaccctctactaactgagccagccaggcatcccttcaCGCGGATACTCTTTACTCGTCTCCCAGGGTGGACTTGGGGATGGACGAAGGTAAGGTCACCCCATACCAAGGCAGACCCATGAATAAAGAATTGCCATCATTATTCTGACGATTATTCTACAGCTCAGACCCTGAGGTACAAAAGTGCTCTTTTCAAGTCATTTTCTGTGCATAAGACACTTCTCCTTCtacaacagagaagagaaattgCTGAGCTGCCAGCTCTGGGCAATGCTTTCAGAACCAATGCTGCTGGGTTTACTTTAGAGGAGAAATAGCTTCATTACAAGTGACATTTTCTTGGCTAGGGGGTCCTCAACTGACCAAAGTGCCCCCAGAGCACGTGATCTCTGCAGCTGACTGGAGTGGTCCCTTCAGTCCCTAGGTACCCTAGGGTAGGAAGTCAAAACTGCCAAATGTGAGATAAGTCCACAAGAGGAtccaaagtttgttttgttttctatttttttatttttttaaagagtttatttatttatctgagacagagagagcacgtgtgctcAAGCAttagtggggtgaggggcagagggagggggagatacAGGCTGctggctgaacagggagcccaaaacgggctggatctcaggatcatgacctgagctgaaggcagatgcttaatggactgagccacccaagtgcccctgaagtttgttattttaatgttgttattgctttttttctttttttttttctttttttttttttttagttttctctgaCTACCTGTTTTAAATTGTAgcctccccaccaccctttcTCTTCCTGGGCTGATTTTTCTCAGTGGCAGGTATCATTAACCTTGCTACATTATTTTCCTTGTCTGGTTGattgcctctgtcttcacattagAATGTGAGTTCCATGAGAGCATAGCATTTTGTCTGGTTTACTGCTCTAGCCCCACTGCCATGCTTGAAACATAGTAGCTTACTCAatagataggttttgttttgttttagagagagagagagaaagaaagcccgAGGAGGGGAGAGACatgggacagaagcagagggagagagagaatcttaagcaggctccatgtccagcaagGAGCCATGTGGCAATGCCCACAAGATGAAGGAAGTTTTCAAGAGggtgaatgaaaagagagaaaggaggaaaggagaagaggccATACACCTTGGACTTTACAGGGGGAacttcctctataaaatggaattCTTCCGGGGTGAAGGGACTGAAGAGGGAAGGATCTGAAGCCAGGTCTGCCTCATTCTACCTCTTGTTTTTTCCAGTGTATTCAACCTCTTAGGAATTCCTGACAATTCTACCTTCAATATAAATACGGATCTAACTACTTCTCTCTGTGTGCCCTACCGTGACCCTGCCCTGTGCAACCTCCCTCTCCAGTCAGGATCATTTCAATAGCCCCTAACTTGTTCTAACTTTGTACGCACAGCCAGCAATCCATATGGCATCAAACTAATCTTTCAGCAACAAAGATCAGGTCGGGTCACCCCCTGCCCAGACCCTCAGAAGTTTCTACCTATCACCTCCGAGCCTTTGCCCTTAGTGCTCATCTCAGGTATGTACTCCTACCTCACCTCATCCAGGTCCCTGCTCAAATCCCATCTTCTCAGCCAGGCCTACTCTGACCGCCCCATGCATTCAGTTCTACCCTCTGTACAGACATGGGCACTCCTCAGCCTGTGGAGCTCTTCTAACATAGGGCAGGGAGATCTGTTTTGCTCCCCAGGGCATCCCAAACAGTAGTGCCTGGTGCCTAACAGAGGCTCCGTCAATTCTGGAATGGGTGACTTGGAACATTAAAAGAAGTACGGTGGATTATGACTTCCTGGGGACTGAGCTGATTATGAAAGAGAAATCTTGGGGTTTTACAAGACAGGAATCACAAGAACCAAGGCCAATGCAATTGTCCTCTTTGGAGAGGcagaacaagaataaaaataaggacTTTGTTTCCTTTATCTGCTTCTGTCCCAAACAGGTATCAGAGGCTCCTTCTGAGTCTATGGCTACTTTGGTAACTCTAACACCATTGTGATTTTTCCTGAAAGGTGTTCTCCTTGGCGGGGGAGTGGGAAAACACTACAGCTCACCGGGGTCTGGCCTGGCTGGGAAGGAAAGAGCACGGCTGGTTCCTGGCAGAGTCCACCGGCCCGCAGCTCCCACCTCGCCACCAGTCCATCCTGTCGTCCTTATGATGTAGTTCTGGAATGTtggtgaggtctggagctgagggccaagaaagaattcttgagatgtctttggtgcaaaaagatgATTCTACtgaagcatggggacaggactggTGAACAGAAAGCTGTGTGCTGGGATTGTGAGAAGTGGCTGATTACATACCTGAGGTGGGGAGAGGAGtccaaaaggactttcatatgctaaagaaaatTCCTAGGATGCTGGACGCCTGGCTTTTGTCAAGCTAAAGTTGTTACTCCAGCTAGTAAGGCACCAAAAGTAAGACAGTGGGAGCTTCCTGCCTGTCTCAGGTCCTTGCCAGGGGCCTGCAGGTCATtaagaaatttgattttattttcccttctttctctgttttccacaTCACTGCGGAGGGGAGGGTGACCTTAGGGCTCCAGAAAGTTGAGTTATGGGTCTCTGAGAGTTAGACTATGGATAAGAATGCTTTTTCCTTGTGTATCACCGACACATTGGTACACTAATGGAAACTCAAGTCCTGCGGGATAGTGATCTTTATCaattaaccatttgtttttcccttagtTCTAGGGCAGCCAAGAGTGCCTGGAGACTGTCACAGATATCCCACCTGGAGGGGGGTGTGGGTGGTGAGGGTGCTGTAGGAtgtcagcttgtgctttgtcctcagctcgccttctgctccctcatcgcCTAGGCGTTTTAAGGGTGGCTCGGAACTGAGCTAAACAACATTCACCCTCCCAGCTGCTCTGGTTCCCTGGGGTCCTggcggaggggggtggggggaacgggGTGGGGCTAGGCAGCTCTGCAAACTCCAAAACTGACCCTGGCCACGGGCTTCCCAGCGGGGATGGAGCAAAACATCCCCCAGGGAGAGCGCGGCAGCTGCCCGGCTCTGGAGCGCCTCTGAGCCCGAACAAAGGTCCGGAGCCCACCCGGGACCTCCCCCACAGAGGCTTCCCAGCCCCCAGGGCTGATCCCGGGGTCCGCGCCTGGGGGTGCTGGCGGCTGCCCGGCTCAGCAGTGAGtgcagagaaaggagacagagaagaatcTCTGAGAACAAAACTCGCGTCCTCCCCGGGGAGCGCAGAAGAGCCGGGCGGCGGCGCCGAGGCGCGTCGGGAGCTGCTCCAGCCAAGTTTGCTTTGGGTTAGATCAACTTTCTCGGTCCCGGCTTCGCCCGGTTGCAGCAGCCAGGGTTCCCGGTCACCCACAGGCGCCTAGGCTGCACGTCCCGAGGGGCGGAGGGGATCCCGCACGCGGGGAGCAGGCGGCCAGACCCCGGGTCGCGCAGGCGCCTTCCTCGTCCCCTCGCCTCACCCCCGCCTCGTCCCCTCCCCCGGCGCCGGAGggtggctgggggaaggggaggggcagcgcCGGAGCCGGGGGAGGGTCGGAGGCAGACACAAAGCcggtccctccccgcccccgcccctcctcggctcctcttcctcctcctcccgctcCGCCCCGGCGGGGAAACCCAGCCCCGCGCCTGTCCGTGGGGCTACCTCTCGCCCCCGCCTCCGAGACCTGCGGGGAGGGCCTGCGCGAGGTAAGGGGCGGCGGCCGCGGAGATCCCACCCCCGGTGCCGGCACCCAGCACCCGGGGAGGCTCCGGGGCACGGGCGGGGGCTGAGCGGGGTTCGAGGCGCGGGGTGCTGCTGCTCGCACCGTCTTCCCCTTCGGAGGGGACctggagggagagagcgagcgagcgtcTTCGCGGGGCTGTGGGAacgggtgggggaaggggtaccggggaggggggtgcctggaCCGGGGCAGGGTGACCTTCCGGTGCCTCGGGGCGACCGCAGGTCCAGGTAGGGTCGTGGAGTATATATCTTCACGCAACCCctgcgggggtggggtgaggggcagccgGAGGGTGCGGGTGCCGGTGGCTCCAGgtgcagagtgtgtgtgtgcacgcgggaggagggggaaggaccTTTGTAGAGTTCTACCTGCGGGGGCCGCCCGTGGGGTGTCAAGTGCGCCTCGTGCCTGGGAACACGGGCCGGACTCGGGGTCGCACCGCCCGGATGCCCAGCTCCGCCCCGGTGCGTGCGCGCAGTCCGTGCACTGGGCAGACGCCGGGGTCCGAggcttcctcctcccccgccAGAAGATCCCGCAGGAGGGTGTGTGAGTCCGACCTGCGAGCGCTGGGCTGTCGCGGCgattgatggctgcatagcaggagaaggaggagccTGGGGTTCCTGCCGGGAAGGGACGGGGCCACTTTCCTATCCTCAGGCCTCCCGCCCCCTTCTGGGCTCGGCCTCCACCCTTGGCCTAGGCTTCCACCAGTAAGGCTAAGGCGTCCACCCATCCTGTGACTGGGCCCCCTCCACGTTCGGGGGACAGCAGGATTTGCAGAATTCTGCTTTAAAGCCTGTGATTTGTTGTCAAGAAATACAGGGCGGGACCCGTCTCCTTGGGCCCTAAGAGGCGCCTTTCTTCACAGAGATCAaaaatcctttgggtt
This genomic interval from Mustela lutreola isolate mMusLut2 chromosome 9, mMusLut2.pri, whole genome shotgun sequence contains the following:
- the LOC131808356 gene encoding uncharacterized protein LOC131808356, with translation MQKSYRIHTASSREERKLRQLKIPGVPSHSMEVIKQDVSQLQIPMLPFHIQATLEASSGTPGSSFSCYAAINRRDSPALAGRTHTPSCGIFWRGRRKPRTPASAQCTDCAHAPGRSWASGRCDPESGPCSQARGALDTPRAAPAAPDLTNIPELHHKDDRMDWWRGGSCGPVDSARNQPCSFLPSQARPRVLCPWHRRCTLNLNMILLI